From Carassius auratus strain Wakin unplaced genomic scaffold, ASM336829v1 scaf_tig00021918, whole genome shotgun sequence, a single genomic window includes:
- the LOC113077173 gene encoding interferon-inducible GTPase 5-like, whose protein sequence is MENQDPAVVDVIKASGESTLEKAKAKAKTKFDQFINISLNIAVTGKTGSGKSSFVNALRGLHDDDDGAAPTGVTETTKMPDMYEHPEMPNVKIWDLPGIGSPNFKAKKYLKDVNFNTYDFFIILNSERFMEHDIMLAKEIRKQKKSFYFVRSKIDNDMNSEKKRKGFDEQKVLSKIREDCQKNLKELGDTKVFLISSCDLEKYDFESLQNTLEDELPEHKMYALLQAWPVCSAASLEKKINMFKRMIWAASLASAAVAVIPLPGVSAACDVGMVVLFLTRCYYAFGLDERSLTRLSEKVNKPHLKDLAKSKFVTAIREKALTRLQASAALAAIATVEYLLSLLPVVGSAAAAGLSFATTQYLLREGVNDLANTARLIRKEAGLPYVY, encoded by the coding sequence ATGGAAAATCAAGACCCTGCTGTTGTTGATGTAATAAAGGCCTCGGGCGAATCCACTCTGGAAAAGGCTAAAGCAAAAGCTAAAACAAAATTTGACCAGTTTATTAATATCTCACTTAACATCGCTGTGACTGGAAAGACAGGATCAGGAAAATCCTCCTTTGTAAATGCACTTAGAGGTCTACATGATGACGATGATGGAGCAGCACCTACTGGAGTCACAGAAACTACAAAGATGCCCGACATGTATGAACATCCTGAAATGCCAAATGTGAAGATCTGGGACCTGCCTGGCATAGGAAGCCCAaactttaaagcaaaaaaataccTGAAAGACGTCAATTTTAACACCTATGATTTCTTCATTATCCTTAACTCAGAGAGGTTCATGGAGCATGACATCATGCTGGCTAAAGaaataaggaaacagaaaaaaagcttttACTTCGTTCGTTCCAAGATTGACAATGACAtgaattcagagaaaaagagaaaaggatTTGATGAGCAGAAGGTTCTTTCCAAAATAAGAGAGGATTGTCAGAAAAACCTGAAAGAACTGGGAGACACCAAAGTTTTCTTGATATCGTCTTGTGATTTGGAGAAATATGATTTTGAATCACTTCAAAACACTCTCGAAGATGAGCTTCCAGAACACAAGATGTATGCTCTTCTACAAGCCTGGCCAGTGTGTTCTGCTGCATCTCTTGAGAAGAAGATCAATATGTTTAAACGGATGATCTGGGCTGCATCTCTTGCCTCTGCTGCTGTAGCAGTCATCCCTCTGCCTGGTGTATCAGCAGCATGTGATGTAGGCATGGTCGTGCTTTTCCTCACAAGGTGCTACTATGCATTTGGTTTGGATGAAAGATCACTGACTAGGCTTTCAGAAAAAGTTAACAAGCCCCACCTGAAAGATCTTGCCAAATCTAAATTTGTAACTGCCATCCGAGAAAAAGCACTGACCAGATTGCAAGCGTCTGCTGCGCTCGCTGCCATTGCTACTGTTGAATATTTGTTGAGTCTTCTTCCAGTTGTAGGCAGTGCTGCTGCTGCAGGATTATCCTTCGCTACCACTCAGTACCTCTTGAGAGAAGGAGTAAATGATCTGGCAAATACGGCTCGGTT